From the Nocardiopsis changdeensis genome, one window contains:
- a CDS encoding ABC transporter permease, with product MGKFLVRRLLNYVVLIFLATSFAYLLAAANLYPRGYFEQMQPPPTPEAINAQLDTLNLNDQTPLVQRYATWLSGVAQGDFGQTIQGRDVTPQIWLKAGVTLRLITVATLLGSAMGIAIGAYAAVRQYRMFDKATTVATFFVLAIPTVVIALSVQVFAAEINGVLGFQLFLFSGEYSAGFRGNALELLLNRIHHAILPTFVLAVALFAAFARYQRNMMLDVLGADFVRTAMAKGLTRRKALIKHALRTALIPTITYFTFTFGVMVSGATFTEKIFGWHGMGAWLIDAIFQQDVHVVAAASCFMAVTIMVASFLSDILYAWLDPRVRV from the coding sequence TTGGGCAAGTTCCTGGTCAGACGACTGTTGAACTACGTCGTACTGATCTTCCTCGCGACGAGCTTCGCGTACCTGCTCGCCGCCGCCAATCTGTACCCGCGCGGCTACTTCGAGCAGATGCAGCCGCCGCCGACGCCCGAGGCGATCAACGCCCAGCTCGACACCCTCAACCTGAACGACCAGACCCCCCTGGTGCAGCGGTACGCCACCTGGCTGAGCGGTGTCGCCCAGGGCGACTTCGGGCAGACCATCCAGGGCAGGGACGTCACACCGCAGATCTGGCTCAAGGCCGGTGTCACCCTGCGGCTGATCACGGTGGCCACCCTCCTGGGCAGTGCCATGGGCATCGCCATCGGCGCCTACGCGGCGGTGCGCCAGTACCGGATGTTCGACAAGGCCACGACGGTCGCCACGTTCTTCGTGCTGGCCATCCCCACCGTCGTCATCGCGCTCAGCGTGCAGGTGTTCGCCGCCGAGATCAACGGGGTCCTCGGCTTCCAGCTCTTCCTGTTCTCCGGCGAGTACTCGGCGGGCTTCAGGGGCAACGCCCTGGAACTCCTGCTCAACCGGATCCACCACGCGATCCTGCCGACCTTCGTGCTCGCCGTGGCGCTCTTCGCCGCCTTCGCCCGCTACCAGCGCAACATGATGCTGGACGTGCTCGGTGCGGACTTCGTGCGCACCGCGATGGCCAAGGGTCTCACCCGGCGCAAGGCGCTGATCAAGCACGCCCTGCGCACCGCGCTGATCCCCACCATCACGTACTTCACCTTCACCTTCGGCGTGATGGTCTCCGGCGCGACCTTCACCGAGAAGATCTTCGGCTGGCACGGGATGGGGGCCTGGCTGATCGACGCGATCTTCCAGCAGGACGTCCACGTCGTGGCCGCGGCCTCCTGCTTCATGGCCGTGACGATCATGGTGGCGTCGTTCCTCTCGGACATCCTCTATGCCTGGCTCGACCCGAGGGTGCGGGTGTGA
- a CDS encoding ABC transporter ATP-binding protein, whose protein sequence is MSAQTIENTEAASERRGDETPVLEVRDLHVTFRGFNGNPDVNAVRGVSYAVRRGEVLGIVGESGSGKSVSSMAAMGLLPDHAVITGSVKLHGEEILGLDDREMATRRGKVISMVFQDPLSGLTPVYTVGDQLSEAVLVHNPKASKEEARKRAVHLLDLVGIPNPEGRYRSFPHEFSGGMRQRVMIAMAMANDPDVIICDEPTTALDVTIQAQILDLLRTAREETGAAIVMITHDLGVVAGFVDRVLVMYAGRPVEMGTVDEIYYGSRMPYTMGLLGAVPRMDLERQGALVPIKGTPPSLTALPPGCPFAPRCPIAEPECSLAEPDLLPVGEQPSEAQIRAAQEAGAPAEAAAVGDTGVQRVACIRSGEIAENGWTAQDIYPIPEIPEVPAAAVRREDRTEMLRVESLIKHHPLTKGAVFKRRVGTVYAVDGIDFDIREGETLALVGESGCGKSTTLLEIMGLEKPQGGSVTVMGRETSKISGADRFALRRDMQIVFQDPMSSLDPRMPVFDIIAEPLRTHRYSEADTTARVYELLDLVGLNVEHATRYPSEFSGGQRQRIGIARALALEPKLLVLDEPVSALDVSIQAGVVNLLEELQARLGLSYLFVAHDLSVVRHIADRVAVMYLGRIVEIGDTESVYTRPAHPYTQALLSAIPIPDPEKERARTHIVLDGDLPSPANPPSGCRFRTRCQKFITLSEPEQERCMSVEPALEATNGGDQATACHFAERQTVL, encoded by the coding sequence ATGAGCGCACAGACCATCGAGAACACCGAGGCCGCCTCGGAACGCCGGGGCGACGAGACCCCGGTCCTGGAGGTCAGGGACCTCCACGTCACCTTCCGGGGGTTCAACGGCAACCCGGACGTGAACGCCGTGCGCGGCGTCAGCTACGCGGTCCGCCGCGGCGAGGTGCTCGGCATCGTCGGCGAGTCCGGCTCGGGCAAGTCCGTGTCGTCCATGGCGGCCATGGGCCTGCTGCCCGACCACGCCGTCATCACCGGCTCGGTCAAGCTGCACGGCGAGGAGATCCTGGGCCTGGACGACCGCGAGATGGCCACCCGCCGCGGCAAGGTCATCTCCATGGTGTTCCAGGACCCGCTGTCGGGCCTGACCCCCGTCTACACCGTGGGCGACCAGCTGTCCGAGGCCGTCCTGGTCCACAACCCCAAGGCGTCCAAGGAGGAGGCCCGCAAGCGGGCCGTCCACCTGCTGGACCTGGTCGGCATCCCCAACCCCGAGGGCCGCTACCGCTCGTTCCCGCACGAGTTCTCCGGCGGTATGCGCCAGCGCGTCATGATCGCCATGGCGATGGCCAACGACCCCGACGTCATCATCTGCGACGAGCCCACCACCGCCCTGGACGTCACCATCCAGGCGCAGATCCTGGACCTGCTGCGCACCGCCCGAGAGGAGACCGGCGCGGCGATCGTCATGATCACCCACGACCTCGGCGTCGTCGCCGGGTTCGTCGACCGGGTGCTCGTCATGTACGCGGGCCGCCCCGTCGAGATGGGCACCGTCGACGAGATCTACTACGGCAGCCGCATGCCCTACACCATGGGCCTGCTCGGCGCCGTGCCCCGCATGGACCTGGAGCGCCAGGGCGCCCTCGTCCCCATCAAGGGGACCCCGCCCTCGCTGACCGCGCTGCCGCCCGGCTGCCCCTTCGCGCCGCGCTGCCCCATCGCCGAGCCCGAGTGCTCGCTGGCCGAACCCGACCTGCTCCCGGTGGGCGAGCAGCCCTCCGAGGCGCAGATCCGGGCCGCCCAGGAGGCGGGCGCCCCCGCCGAGGCCGCCGCCGTCGGCGACACGGGCGTCCAGCGGGTGGCCTGCATCCGCTCCGGCGAGATCGCCGAGAACGGCTGGACCGCCCAGGACATCTACCCCATCCCGGAGATCCCCGAGGTCCCCGCCGCCGCGGTGCGCCGCGAGGACCGGACCGAGATGCTGCGGGTCGAGTCGCTGATCAAGCACCACCCGCTCACCAAGGGCGCTGTGTTCAAGCGCCGGGTCGGCACCGTCTACGCGGTCGACGGCATCGACTTCGACATCCGCGAGGGCGAGACCCTGGCCCTGGTCGGCGAATCCGGATGCGGCAAGTCCACCACCCTTCTGGAGATCATGGGGCTGGAGAAGCCGCAGGGCGGCTCCGTCACCGTGATGGGGCGTGAGACCTCCAAGATCAGCGGCGCCGACCGGTTCGCCCTCCGCCGCGACATGCAGATCGTGTTCCAGGACCCGATGAGCTCGCTGGACCCGCGCATGCCGGTCTTCGACATCATCGCCGAGCCGCTGCGTACCCACCGGTACAGCGAGGCCGACACCACCGCCCGCGTCTACGAGCTGCTGGATCTGGTCGGCCTCAACGTCGAGCACGCCACCCGGTACCCCTCGGAGTTCTCCGGAGGCCAGCGCCAGCGCATCGGCATCGCCCGCGCCCTGGCCCTGGAGCCCAAGCTCCTGGTGCTCGACGAGCCGGTGTCCGCCCTGGACGTGTCCATCCAGGCGGGTGTGGTCAACCTCCTGGAGGAGCTCCAGGCCCGGCTGGGCCTGTCGTACCTCTTCGTCGCGCACGACCTGTCCGTGGTCCGGCACATCGCCGACCGCGTGGCCGTCATGTACCTGGGCCGGATCGTCGAGATCGGCGACACCGAATCGGTGTACACCCGGCCCGCCCACCCCTACACCCAGGCGCTGCTGTCCGCGATCCCCATCCCCGACCCGGAGAAGGAGCGCGCGCGCACGCACATCGTCTTGGACGGCGACCTGCCCAGCCCCGCCAACCCGCCATCGGGTTGCAGGTTCCGGACCAGGTGCCAGAAGTTCATCACCCTCTCCGAACCCGAACAGGAGCGGTGCATGAGCGTCGAACCGGCCCTGGAGGCCACCAACGGTGGCGACCAGGCGACCGCCTGCCACTTCGCGGAGCGGCAGACGGTCCTGTAG
- a CDS encoding ABC transporter family substrate-binding protein — MRIGKARYLAPVAALVVAASACSSGDEQSPEEAQQENASLEAVDLNPAAREDLQEGGQFVWALSEYEDQYNMVHIQGNKGDVRRVMGALMPSITRFQPDGSYEPRKEYVLEYGVSEDGLTVDFTLNPEATWSTGEPVTWEDYAATVAAYKGEPEGDFEVGGGESYQYIEEVVEGEDEFSFSLEFSQPYSDWPALFDIVYPKEYMEDEELFAEGYTAGEEFVTAGPFANPEFDEVTQRITVSRNEDWWGDPALLDEIVFVNVAIDGQATAFNNGEIDGFYLGYDSAGYQLLEGKEGAYFTRAVNNGHRFVSVNAGSEILADKNVRHALAMGINRDTLAEVALSPVDWPITGEVNRLLRSSQHGYQDNSGELGEYNPERAGELLDEAGWTLEEGAEFRTNADGETLTLSYVASDDMQLAKDEADITREMLAEIGIEVDVQHVPGNALFSDYIIPGNYELAAFVLTGTNPYPTDSAGNYGGPYEEGPEWGNNTSFHSTPEINDLFEELAQETDPDRYAEIANQIDAAIWDEVLTIPMFERPGQYVLKDNLHNWGEYGLTGDYVYENIGWAAE, encoded by the coding sequence ATGCGAATCGGGAAGGCGCGTTATCTCGCCCCCGTCGCGGCCCTGGTCGTTGCGGCCAGCGCCTGCAGCAGCGGCGACGAGCAGTCGCCCGAGGAGGCCCAGCAGGAGAACGCCTCCCTCGAGGCCGTCGACCTGAACCCGGCGGCCCGCGAGGACCTGCAGGAGGGCGGCCAGTTCGTCTGGGCCCTCAGCGAGTACGAGGACCAGTACAACATGGTCCACATCCAGGGCAACAAGGGCGACGTCCGCCGCGTCATGGGCGCCCTGATGCCCTCGATCACGCGCTTCCAGCCCGACGGCTCCTACGAGCCGCGCAAGGAGTACGTGCTCGAGTACGGGGTCAGCGAGGACGGCCTGACGGTCGACTTCACCCTCAACCCCGAGGCCACCTGGTCCACCGGCGAGCCGGTGACCTGGGAGGACTACGCCGCCACGGTCGCCGCCTACAAGGGCGAGCCCGAGGGCGACTTCGAGGTCGGCGGCGGCGAGAGCTACCAGTACATCGAGGAGGTCGTCGAGGGCGAGGACGAGTTCTCCTTCAGCCTGGAGTTCTCCCAGCCCTACTCCGACTGGCCCGCCCTCTTCGACATCGTGTACCCCAAGGAGTACATGGAGGACGAGGAGCTGTTCGCCGAGGGCTACACCGCGGGCGAGGAGTTCGTCACCGCGGGCCCGTTCGCGAACCCCGAGTTCGACGAGGTCACCCAGCGCATCACCGTCAGCCGCAACGAGGACTGGTGGGGCGACCCCGCCCTGCTCGACGAGATCGTCTTCGTGAACGTGGCGATCGACGGCCAGGCCACCGCGTTCAACAACGGTGAGATCGACGGCTTCTACCTCGGCTACGACTCCGCGGGCTACCAGCTCCTCGAGGGCAAGGAGGGCGCGTACTTCACCCGCGCCGTCAACAACGGCCACCGCTTCGTCTCGGTGAACGCCGGCAGCGAGATCCTGGCCGACAAGAACGTCCGCCACGCCCTCGCCATGGGCATCAACCGCGACACCCTCGCCGAGGTCGCCCTGAGCCCGGTCGACTGGCCCATCACCGGTGAGGTCAACCGCCTCCTGCGCTCCAGCCAGCACGGCTACCAGGACAACAGCGGCGAGCTGGGCGAGTACAACCCGGAGCGGGCCGGCGAGCTGCTCGACGAGGCGGGCTGGACCCTGGAGGAGGGTGCGGAGTTCCGCACCAACGCCGACGGCGAGACCCTGACCCTCAGCTACGTCGCCTCCGACGACATGCAGCTGGCCAAGGACGAGGCCGACATCACCCGCGAGATGCTCGCGGAGATCGGCATCGAGGTCGACGTCCAGCACGTGCCGGGCAACGCCCTGTTCTCGGACTACATCATCCCGGGCAACTACGAGCTGGCCGCGTTCGTGCTCACCGGCACCAACCCGTACCCGACCGACAGCGCCGGCAACTACGGCGGCCCGTACGAGGAGGGTCCGGAGTGGGGTAACAACACCAGCTTCCACTCCACCCCGGAGATCAACGACCTCTTCGAGGAGCTGGCCCAGGAGACCGACCCCGACCGGTACGCCGAGATCGCCAACCAGATCGACGCCGCCATCTGGGACGAGGTGCTGACCATCCCGATGTTCGAGCGCCCCGGCCAGTACGTCCTCAAGGACAACCTCCACAACTGGGGTGAGTACGGCCTGACCGGCGACTACGTCTACGAGAACATCGGCTGGGCCGCGGAGTAG
- a CDS encoding pectate lyase family protein — protein sequence MTARSLLAVATALALGAALAACSGGEDPAPAPASEPAQAGAASPAPDTGDESAGPSAPASDDGAAAPVGWAAQPLERDGEEFPAVTGGAAGETVTATGADELARHLSAEEPLVIEVSGGIDLDGTVEIGSDKTLVAAAGEGAELTGGRLAVDGAANVIVSGLTLDTDGTAVSVSGGAHHVWIDGNTLRDGGGDPLVSVTGGADHVTVSRNHFRDADAALSIGGREEEPGALRVSVHHNLFDGTETRSPRVRGGEVHVFNNLYRGDAEYGVESGYGAAVLVEGNYFDGFGISVRIDPEEPGATLTRDNLLVDTAQPELFGSVDDPPYAYELDDTADVPDIVSATAGAPH from the coding sequence ATGACCGCACGTTCGCTCCTCGCCGTCGCGACGGCCCTGGCGCTCGGCGCCGCCCTGGCCGCCTGTTCCGGCGGGGAGGACCCCGCTCCCGCACCCGCCTCCGAGCCCGCCCAGGCCGGGGCGGCCTCCCCGGCGCCCGACACGGGCGACGAGAGCGCGGGTCCCTCGGCCCCGGCCTCCGACGACGGGGCGGCCGCCCCCGTCGGCTGGGCCGCCCAGCCGCTGGAACGGGACGGCGAGGAGTTCCCCGCGGTCACCGGCGGCGCCGCCGGCGAGACCGTCACCGCCACCGGCGCCGACGAGCTCGCCCGGCACCTGAGCGCCGAGGAGCCGCTCGTGATCGAGGTCTCGGGCGGTATCGACCTGGACGGGACCGTCGAGATCGGCTCCGACAAGACCCTCGTCGCCGCCGCGGGCGAGGGTGCCGAGCTGACCGGGGGGCGCCTGGCCGTGGACGGGGCCGCCAACGTCATCGTCAGCGGCCTGACCCTGGACACCGACGGCACCGCGGTGTCGGTGAGCGGCGGAGCCCACCACGTGTGGATCGACGGCAACACCCTGCGGGACGGCGGCGGCGACCCGCTCGTGTCCGTCACCGGCGGCGCCGACCACGTGACCGTCTCCCGCAACCACTTCCGCGACGCCGACGCGGCGCTGAGCATCGGCGGCCGCGAGGAGGAGCCGGGGGCGCTGCGGGTCAGCGTCCACCACAACCTCTTCGACGGCACCGAGACCCGCAGCCCCCGGGTCCGCGGCGGCGAGGTGCACGTGTTCAACAACCTGTACCGGGGCGACGCCGAGTACGGCGTGGAGTCGGGGTACGGCGCCGCCGTCCTGGTCGAGGGCAACTACTTCGACGGCTTCGGGATCTCCGTCCGGATCGACCCGGAGGAGCCCGGCGCCACCCTCACCCGCGACAACCTCCTGGTGGACACCGCCCAGCCCGAGCTCTTCGGCTCGGTCGACGACCCTCCCTACGCCTACGAGCTCGACGACACCGCCGACGTCCCCGACATCGTCTCCGCCACCGCCGGCGCCCCCCACTGA
- a CDS encoding ABC transporter permease has translation MSTTETSTELGKAPTVPPAPNRAKAIVGQLLGTPRVIIGLVLLALLAILAFVGPAVSGWEVGERDYTAFLDGPSAEHWMGTNKTGQDVWTQSTAGLQKSLLIGLLVALLSTGIAALVGAFAGYFGGITDRALMWIADLALVLPSFVILAILAEQFGGNGGWIMLVVLLAAFSWMVTSKMIRGMTISLREREYIHAARFMGVPPHKIILRHILPNMSSLLIADATIAVSTAIIGETSLSYFGFGVQMPDISLGVVIADGSSYANTSWWIFAFPTVLLVILVLAVNMIGDGLRDALDPQSKSRRS, from the coding sequence ATGAGCACCACCGAAACGAGCACGGAGCTCGGAAAGGCCCCGACCGTACCGCCGGCGCCCAACCGGGCCAAGGCCATCGTCGGCCAGCTCCTGGGCACCCCCCGGGTGATCATCGGACTGGTCCTGCTGGCCCTGCTCGCGATCCTCGCCTTCGTCGGCCCGGCCGTCAGCGGCTGGGAGGTCGGCGAACGCGACTACACCGCCTTCCTGGACGGGCCCTCGGCCGAGCACTGGATGGGCACCAACAAGACCGGCCAGGACGTCTGGACGCAGTCCACCGCCGGCCTGCAGAAGTCGCTGCTCATCGGTCTGCTGGTGGCGCTGCTGTCCACCGGCATCGCGGCCCTGGTCGGCGCGTTCGCCGGCTACTTCGGCGGTATCACCGACCGCGCCCTGATGTGGATCGCCGACCTGGCCCTGGTGCTGCCCAGCTTCGTCATCCTGGCCATCCTCGCCGAGCAGTTCGGCGGCAACGGGGGCTGGATCATGCTGGTGGTCCTGCTGGCCGCGTTCAGCTGGATGGTCACCTCCAAGATGATCCGCGGCATGACCATCTCCCTGCGGGAGCGGGAGTACATCCACGCGGCCCGGTTCATGGGCGTTCCCCCGCACAAGATCATCCTCCGGCACATCCTGCCCAACATGTCGTCGCTCCTCATCGCGGACGCCACCATCGCGGTCAGCACCGCGATCATCGGCGAGACCTCGCTGAGCTACTTCGGCTTCGGTGTTCAGATGCCGGACATCAGCCTCGGCGTGGTGATCGCCGACGGGTCCAGTTACGCCAACACCAGCTGGTGGATCTTCGCGTTCCCCACGGTGCTCCTGGTGATCCTGGTACTCGCGGTGAACATGATCGGGGACGGGCTGCGTGACGCCCTGGACCCGCAGTCCAAGTCGCGCCGGTCCTAG
- a CDS encoding family 2 glycosyl transferase gives MASRSPLPTGLGVELDRAVRLADEGHLLVGGDPTRAVRLTSRQVSGLIRWISGAPVRDAEEGATAADLIAAGLAHPSPSTTLNGEPPAHPFSHPSPSTTLNGRLRRSPSHSSPSTALDGEPPAHPSSPAIAPDGRLRSGTSHPSSRPVGEQGGPTVDIVVIDRGAAGGLTATLDRLARLHPGAEPIVVGATGPAARAARERGARVLPIPVGGAAARALALTVSDADLVALVDAGHLPRPGWLEACAGHFADPAVAAVLPRTLVDLPASGGEGSAAVAAVAAARVGPDRGPDPAPVLPWGHTAPGLARPAGADTGDPLGPVTALVLRRSAVDPSLLDPALGTAAEPALLWSLADRGLTVRHEPRSRVRVPPLADLGGYLRACAGTGAAAARLARLRGTRAAGPELSPTGVAALAALLVGRPLSAAALAVAGGGVRVAALAAAGAPADRTAPAVAAGLVRQARAASRALRGAWWPPAAAALTLGAVRITRDLRRGRRPAAATVLATAATAAALVAPHPAAWRTARGAAPVDPLTWTALGIAGDAARGLGAWWGMARSRSAAPLLPRMHRPDFAVAQAARARDPARAEEDSRTLVRSG, from the coding sequence ATGGCCTCCCGCTCCCCCCTGCCGACCGGCCTCGGCGTCGAACTCGACCGCGCCGTGCGCCTCGCCGACGAAGGGCACCTCCTCGTCGGCGGCGACCCCACCCGCGCCGTCCGCCTGACGTCGCGACAGGTCAGCGGACTCATCAGGTGGATCAGCGGGGCCCCGGTGCGCGACGCCGAAGAGGGCGCGACCGCCGCCGACCTCATCGCGGCCGGGCTCGCCCACCCGTCGCCCTCCACCACCCTCAACGGAGAGCCTCCGGCTCACCCCTTTTCCCACCCGTCGCCCTCCACCACCCTCAACGGACGCCTTCGGCGCAGCCCCTCCCACTCGTCGCCCTCCACCGCCCTCGACGGAGAGCCTCCGGCTCACCCCTCGTCTCCCGCCATCGCCCCCGACGGACGCCTTCGGAGCGGTACCTCCCACCCGTCCTCGCGTCCGGTGGGGGAGCAGGGCGGTCCCACGGTGGACATCGTCGTGATCGACCGGGGCGCGGCGGGCGGACTGACCGCGACCCTGGACCGGCTCGCCCGGCTCCACCCCGGAGCGGAGCCGATCGTCGTGGGCGCCACCGGGCCCGCCGCCCGGGCCGCCCGGGAGCGCGGTGCCCGGGTGCTGCCCATCCCCGTGGGCGGCGCCGCGGCCCGCGCGCTCGCCCTCACCGTCTCCGACGCCGACCTCGTCGCCCTGGTCGACGCCGGCCACCTGCCGCGGCCGGGCTGGCTGGAGGCGTGCGCCGGGCACTTCGCCGACCCCGCCGTCGCCGCCGTCCTGCCGCGCACGCTCGTCGACCTCCCGGCCTCCGGCGGGGAGGGCTCCGCGGCCGTCGCCGCCGTCGCCGCGGCCCGGGTGGGACCCGACCGCGGACCCGACCCGGCCCCCGTGCTGCCCTGGGGGCACACCGCCCCCGGCCTCGCCCGCCCGGCCGGAGCCGACACCGGCGACCCGCTGGGCCCGGTCACCGCCCTGGTCCTGCGCCGCTCCGCGGTGGACCCCTCCCTCCTCGACCCGGCCCTGGGCACGGCCGCCGAGCCCGCGCTGCTGTGGTCCCTGGCCGACCGGGGACTCACCGTGCGCCACGAGCCCCGGTCCCGGGTACGGGTCCCGCCGCTCGCCGACCTCGGCGGGTACCTGCGGGCCTGCGCCGGGACCGGCGCGGCCGCGGCCCGGCTGGCCCGCCTGCGCGGCACCCGCGCGGCCGGCCCCGAACTCTCCCCGACCGGCGTCGCGGCCCTGGCCGCGCTGCTGGTCGGCCGCCCGCTGTCGGCCGCGGCCCTGGCCGTCGCCGGGGGCGGGGTGCGGGTGGCGGCCCTGGCCGCCGCCGGCGCGCCCGCGGACCGGACCGCCCCGGCGGTCGCGGCCGGGCTGGTGCGCCAGGCCCGCGCCGCGTCCCGGGCCCTGAGGGGCGCCTGGTGGCCCCCGGCCGCCGCGGCTCTGACCCTGGGCGCCGTGCGGATCACCCGGGACCTGCGGCGCGGCCGCAGGCCCGCGGCGGCGACGGTGCTGGCCACGGCGGCCACCGCCGCGGCCCTGGTGGCGCCGCATCCGGCGGCCTGGCGGACCGCGCGGGGCGCCGCCCCGGTCGACCCGCTCACCTGGACCGCGCTGGGGATCGCCGGCGACGCGGCCCGGGGCCTGGGGGCCTGGTGGGGGATGGCGCGGTCGCGCAGCGCGGCCCCGCTGCTGCCCCGGATGCACCGTCCGGACTTCGCCGTGGCGCAGGCGGCCCGCGCACGGGACCCCGCACGGGCTGAGGAGGACTCACGCACCCTCGTTAGGTCCGGTTAA
- a CDS encoding ATP-binding protein, with translation MEEHNRPARRRFPGLPSQIAYARRFVARQLADCPDPTTATLLTSELATNAITHSASGRSTGKFEVSVHRAPGWARVEVRDLGNLNETPRPQHRDPYDTAEHGRGLDLVEALSSKWGSEPRGDGMGRQVWFELVWDETAEDG, from the coding sequence ATGGAAGAGCACAACAGACCCGCCAGACGCCGCTTCCCCGGTCTGCCGAGCCAGATCGCGTACGCGCGCAGGTTCGTCGCCCGGCAGCTGGCCGACTGCCCCGATCCCACCACCGCCACGCTGTTGACCAGCGAACTGGCGACCAACGCCATCACGCACAGCGCCTCGGGGCGCTCCACCGGCAAGTTCGAGGTCAGCGTCCACCGCGCCCCGGGCTGGGCCCGGGTGGAGGTGCGCGACCTGGGGAACCTGAACGAGACGCCCCGACCCCAGCACCGGGACCCCTACGACACGGCCGAGCACGGCCGGGGCCTGGACCTGGTCGAGGCGCTCTCCAGCAAGTGGGGCAGCGAGCCCCGCGGCGACGGCATGGGCCGCCAGGTCTGGTTCGAGCTGGTGTGGGACGAGACCGCCGAGGACGGGTGA